From the Oryza glaberrima chromosome 5, OglaRS2, whole genome shotgun sequence genome, one window contains:
- the LOC127773246 gene encoding tetraspanin-6, which produces MYPYRFSNVMIGYLNLATLLASIPVIGAGLWMAKGSTATCSSMLQTPLLVIGFVVLLVSLAGFVGACFHVAWALWLYLLAMMLLIAFLLGLTAFGFAVTAGGGGTQVPGRPYREYHTSDYSSWLQKHIQDAKYWRPALACVVGSKACPKIANWSPMDYLQHDLTPIQSGCCKPPTACAYSGGVAVGAQDEDCFRWNNAAGILCYGCESCRAGVMEKVREDWHKISVLNVMVLVVLICICACGCCAFRNARRSVSEYPYGVNRMHKIHPRWDYYWWRWWRDRREQLY; this is translated from the exons ATGTATCCTTACAGATTCAGCAACGTGATGATCGGATACCTGAACCTGGCGACGCTGCTGGCGTCGATCCCGGTGATCGGGGCGGGGCTGTGGATGGCGAaggggtcgacggcgacgtgcTCGTCGATGCTGCAGACGCCGCTGCTGGTGATCGgcttcgtcgtcctcctcgtctcccTCGCCGGCTTCGTGGGCGCCTGCTTCCACGTGGCGTGGGCGCTGTGGCTCTACCTCCTCGCCATGATGCTCCTCATCGCCTTCCTCCTCGGCCTCACCGCCTTCGgcttcgccgtcaccgccggcggcggcggcacccagGTCCCCGGCCGCCCCTACCGCGAGTACCACACCTCCGACTACTCGTCCTGGCTGCAGAAGCACATCCAGGACGCCAAATACTGGCGCCCCGCGCTCGCATGCGTCGTTGGATCCAAGGCTTGCCCCAAGATCGCCAATTGGTCACCCATGGATTACCTCCAGCATGATCTCACCCCAATCCAG TCGGGGTGCTGCAAGCCGCCGACGGCGTGCGCGTACAGCGGCGGGGTGGCCGTCGGAGCGCAGGACGAGGACTGCTTCCGGTGGAACAACGCGGCGGGGATACTGTGCTACGGGTGCGAGTCGTGCAGGGCCGGGGTGATGGAGAAGGTGAGGGAGGATTGGCACAAGATCTCGGTGCTCAACGTCATGGTGCTGGTGGTGCTCATCTGCATCTGCGCCTGCGgctgctgcgccttcaggaacGCCCGCCGCTCCGTCTCCGAGTACCCTTACGGGGTAAACCGCATGCACAAGATCCACCCCCGATGGGACTACTACTG gtggcgatggtggcgtgATAGGAGAGAACAGCTCTACTAG